The genome window ATTTACGTCGGTAGAGGACGATTTCTTGGTACGTATGTAAATTTGTAAGAAAGTTATCGTTGGTCTAAATTCACAAATGTATCGAGTATATTTCACGTTTTGATAAACTGGAATTTCTTACATGTCATCGTCGTATGAAGAAAATTTGGGTATAAATTACATCAGATAGTCGATGTTAGCAAAGGTTAGAGATCAACATCGTCGAAGAAAGAGTCGGGCAAGTGGAGTAACTTACGTCAATTTGAATACAGTATCTTAATGTAGTAAATTAGTGAATAAGTGATCGttaatctttatttaataagCGCTAAAGCTTCGTCTAAACGTTTTATTGTTCGAGAATCATTGGAAGAGTTTTTTAATTGAGAGGGCGTTCGTACATAACTACGTTCGTTAAATTCGCCATACCTTTCGGACGAACAAACTGCTcgctattttaattaaaagtttctgTTTAGTTCCGTTCTGCAGGCAGAAATTATGCAGCGCATTTAGAGCGCGAATTCAAACTAAAGTGATGAGGTAAACCAGCAGGTAAACCCGGCTAGTGGACAGGGCAGCGGGTTGATTGATCGCGTGTCAGGTTCCAGCCAACCTGGCGCCAGCACAGAGTTTCTCAACCTGGCGCCATGCTAGGTATATCTCGTACTAGCATGCAGCTTGTTCTACGATCTGTCCTCGCTTTCTTATCTACACGACATTCAGGCATAAATTTTCTGACTCGTAATTTTCTTGAATGATAcacaaatgataaatatatccAAAGCAATTACGGAGAATGAAATAGACCTTGAAACGAACGAATGAATTTTCGCTTAATCACGATtcatctatttcttttttttttttttttcttttttccctttagTCACGACGCGgtaaacaagaaaaatgaCTGGACAAGGAAACAATCGAGTTTTTAATGTTTGAAACTGCAGCTTCGCAGGGATCGTGATTCTACCTGTCGTTTCTATCCCGGATTTTTTCTGTCAGTCACTTATTCATttgatctttttctcttcccaTGGCTTCCCGTACAAGAGCGGACCTTTCATTTTGATCGACGAGTGACGTTATCATGGCTAATATTGGAGAGAGAAGCAACTCTGCTACTTCCGAGCGATCTGACTCGCTCCATCAAACATTCATGCTGTTGGCCGCGAGCTCGTGTTGCCGCTCCGTGAAAATACGCCCGATAAAATGCACTGACCTCACTCTGTTCCCTCCGCCCTAGTGGCGCTCTTTTGTGCACGATACGACATCGCCAGCCAACGCTAATATGTCTAGAGTTAGCTTCCACTCCCGTAGTGTAACTTTTCAAAAATTGTTCCGCTCGTTTGAACTCGATGATCGTCGTTTATCTCACGtatatggaaatatttctaaatatttctaatttctgttatttattattaattcgtttCTCCGTTGATCATAAAATACGAGACGAGAGAAAACGAGACCTATGGAATATCGAATTAATTCTTGATTGTTAGTTCGTAGGTGATTAGactcgatttaatttttactatgtttcattttatttcattttctctgtACTTTATACCGCATACCATGATgcttatatataaaatacagaacaaaaattcaagcgagttattttaaaattaagtatTTCATTCCAAAATCTTGTGGATTATCCATGATACAACGTTAACGATCGAGGATTAAACAGATCGACTTTAAAGTAGCGGAGAACTTGTTGCGAGTGCGACACACTCGAAAGATGACCTCGGCGTAATTTTAAAATCCGTGAACATTGGATGGAGAAACGACAAGGGAAGTAACGGCAAAAGAGGATGGACAGAAAGAGAGACTTCTGAATGCAAAGAGAGGAGAGTGAACTCTAGACCACTTCGTCACACTCGAGAGAAGACAGAGAGGGCACGGCAGCTTGTTCTAGTTTACGGTTCTCAGAACGAACGCAGAGAAAACTCAGCTACCGTGAGCCTTGCGTGGCTAAGAGGCTACCCCGAAATTGTCGCAGTACTCTGTCGGATTTGGTGTCGAAATAAATCGGCAAAGGTTGCTCGCCAAACCGTATCTTTATCCAGGATGCCACTGATTGAAACATAAGAAAATTATGCTGCACGTGCCAGATGGAAGATACCTTCGTATCAAAATTTCGAAGAAGACACAcattttttgagaaaaataaatttttgcgatcgtcgatcgaattactgagaaaatcgattttttataaatagattgCCGATGTTTGCATTTGTGAAAGATTGAAAGATGTACAAATACACAGATTAACTTGCAAAAACAATTCTTAACCTTCATGTAATAAATGttggataaaaatttatggCAAGTCATTCCAATAATGAtttaatctatatatatacatgattTGAACCATAACTGCGTAGAGATTCATGCAAGTCATTGCCACGTGTTAGCAAGCAGCGTTCAATTGATAAGTGAAAAGATACGCTGTGTATGATGgtcgagaaaaataaatttatcagtaacatttctataaaatatttatatttatatttacacaaaAACAGATGTATTAaacagatatatgtatatatatatatccgtaataataaataataatataatattattgtttatttcgtaaatataaaCTGTTTTTGTgtaatcgtaaatatttagTCACAGTTatttagtaaatataaatattttatagttcaaataattatagaattacaAGGATGACGTCGTCAAGGTATTTGAAGATGCCGAGTCTGAGAATATTCGTCTGAGGAATGCAAATACGCTCGACAGTCATAGTAATATGTAGATTAATGCCCATTTGATCGAAAATTCTCtcagaattaatttctttatcctTAAATGTATCCTTATAATAAATGTCTCTTATGTCTTCTGACTTTCTGATTCTGCTTGTCGATTTAATTTCTGATTTCGATGAGTCGAAATGAATAGCcatgaaaaagataattatatttatagtttcttgatatggaaaattatatttcattctttacTAATGTGTGCATAACAAGATAAGATTACTTCACATAACATCGTATCATATTAgacattatataacatattagaCATATAGGACACATACGTCTTATTCAAAATAAGATTGTTTCACATCTAATACTGTTCCAGAACGAAAACAGGAAAGTGTCTCACGTTATTCTCTGTTAacgttttattaaacattacaGAAAAAGATAGATGTTCccttctctctccctttctctctctctctctctctctgttagTAAAAATGATctgattacgttataaattaagttaTTAGCTTCAACACCGACATATCAGAGCTTTATTTTCTGTCGGACATTTCAGAGGTCGGTCGCCAGGCGCATTGAAAACCACCTGTctactttattacattttgtGGAAAGCGCGACGCATATCACCGGCCGTGAATAATTACACTATTAATTTGAAAGCGCATAATTGTAACCAACTTCCATACgtcataaatttattaaagcaGCAATTGCTCCGCCAACGATGTTTCATAATGTAAAGAAAGATTCtagttaacatttttttccaaTTAGACATTCATCGTTCGCTTTTCACAAATCTACAACGTCGGAACGTTGTATTTAGCGTCGGTTGATTTATCGCTTTAAGAATTCGTAACAAGATTCCTTAGTTCGGGAGGCCATTATTCACCGAAGGATCGGTGCATCTGTGGTGAACATCGTGTAATTCCTCAGGAACGAGGCAGATCCTCGAAGCGTCAGGTGGTTCCCAAACCACATCTGATCGATGGAAACGTGGTTTAAGGACAAGGGGCACCGTCGATGGAGCGCTCAATATCCGTCTTACATGAAGACAATCGTACGTGGTCGATGGTAATTGATACCGATTGTCATCAATTGCGGAACCATCTCGTTTTCCCTTCTCGACCTACAGAATAACCAACCAGTCACATCCTACATTCTTTTCACGTACGTGAAATATTCGCAACGTGTCGGGAAAGTTCACCGTGTCGCCAAAGTTTCTCGCGAAACTAGATTCGTTTGACGCTCCGAAGTTATGAGCTGTCTGCTATTCCTCCGGAATATAACAACTTGAAAGTTAACACGAAACAACGGAAGATATAATTGCAAACAAGTTTGAATGAATTTGTGACCAAACGTCTCTTCCAAAAATATAAcgaacaaatttcttttatctaaataaacataaaaattccgAAGTATTTAGTTACTTTATGTATGTAACGTGTGTATGTATGGAAAGATCTCATGCTTCGAATGAAAATCTGGAAAAAACACGATCTTGAACGAGGAGTAATTCCGCCTCGATAGTGTCAAAAAGTGCTGCTTATATCCAAGGAAATAGTTACCGCTAAAGTGACATATTTTAGATATTCGTTGCACGTTTTCAAAGCATCCGATGTCAAAGAGCTCGCAGAAACTCTTGCGGGGAAGCAGCACGAATCGTCGTCCACTCCTTAGAGAGAATTTTCCTGAATTCGTTTCAACTGGATTTCCCATCTTTCAGTCGGGTATACTTCAACAGAGGTGGTCGTATACACGTACAAAGAGATGACAGAGCGCCACTTGGCCGACACAAACAAAATGTATCTTCATGGAACAATATTTTCGTTTTGCGCTCGTGTGTGATCTGTGCCTAGACTGTTTGACGGCATGTACTCGAAAAAGGGAAAACATACACCATGTATTATTACCGTCGAATCACGTTTCATTCGGCCAGATTCGACTCGAAACTGGAAACTTGTTCTAGCAAATCCTCCGTCCGGATGTTTCTAGGGTTTCAGCACGAGAGACTGACATGGGAGTTTTTGTCATTCGGCTACGAGACAAGTGTCTATCTTTTCCGTATTACGACAAACCGAGTTCGTTCGAATCAACTTTCGgagttcttctttttttacctGTTCGTTTAAACGTTCCGATCTAATGTTACGCGATTATCGAAGGCCCGACGAGACATCGAGGTTGACGGAAAGGAGGGCAGAATTAGCCCAGAGAAAAAGAGGGTTGGAACAGAATCGGTGGAaagtcgaagaagaaaaagagagggaggAGAGATAGAGGATGGTGGGGTTGAGAATAAAGCAAGGGTGGTGATCGATTGCGTCGGTACATGCACAATAACAGGGGGATGAAGTCATGTGTCCGGGCTAAACAGCCCATTTGCCCAACACAATGGAAGCGACGTTGCTGTGGGCTCGACTTAATTACCAGAGGCTGCCTTTGGCAAAGACCAGCGAGGTAAAGAGAGGCGAGAGGACACCTTATCGGAAGCGATCTGAGTCTAAGCTCCATTTAGCAGACTTCCACGAGCGCAAAATTCGCCGAGAGATCGGTCTCCTTcgctattaaattaaattgttcttTCAAGATCtgagtttaaaaaataatttcatttatcgatTGGATTATCACTTAACTTTAACTGTATTGTCTGAAGGAGATATAGGAAAAATGTCAAATATAGCAATATCAATTTCTCGTCTTAGGCGTCACCATacgtaatgtaattattaatatccatATCGTAGAAAGAGTAAAGAGTATGTCCCATATTTGAAATAGGATAAATTACGAATGTGCACATTACCTACCGCAATTTTCATAAACTTCACAGCTTCGAAAAGACCACTGCTTTAAACACGGTAGAGCTGTAACAGAAAATATAGTTACACTCAATGCACAATTTACATACGAAATAACACGCAGAGGAGATAGCAATGACGTAagaattcaattaaataatggCTGTCCATTACAGTAACAGATAGTATTAAAGCTTTAGGCTTGAAGTTTTCAATGTCGAAGCACTTGAAgcctaatttattttatttatataggttGACCCATTTAAATTGAGACAAATGATCATCTCCGAAATTGTTTAACATATCAATAAACTTTTTGTATAAAGATTAACTGATTTGAACAAGTACATAATTTGATGTaattagtttcttcttttactcCTTGGTATAATTGTACAGCAttcaagaaattatataatttatctttattctGAAAGtgactatatattttttcatatatttaacttCCACAAGAAAGGATCAAGCTATTCAATCATAGATGGGTTAGAAAAACTTAGGAAATACcttaatttcaaatgaaagtaatttaattaatttcattcaataCAATTCATGGATCTTTAAAATTAACACACGATATTGGGACGCAGTAATACAGATTAGTAAACTATCACAACATTTCGATACTGATAACgcttaaaatttcattccttGTATTCGTGCCTATATGatcatgtaaatatatatatatatatattgaaatgaTACAACTACTAATACCGTATCGCCTACGTAATACATAATACAGCATCAGCGATTTATACATGtactgttttttattttagtgtGTTATCACAGCAGAATATGAAAGTAAATCATAAATAGATAAACGCATTATAGAAGGCATGATTAGTTgctatattttgtttttaaagtaAGCGATAAGAAATCAGAAGTTCGActgtatattatacacactataGTAAATAGAGTAGGGGAAACGCACTAAGTACGAGAGTTTAAGGTGGATTGCTCTCTACAATGCTTATCATTGTACATTGCGCACTCGTGAGTTCAAGAGTAATTGTGGATCCGAATAGTGCTTTAACAACATCGTTTCTGCTGACAAAAGATGAATTATCCATTTTTTACGCTCCTGGTTGGAGCTTTCTTGTTATTGTGCTTCTATTTGTATTTGAAACACAACCATTGGAAGAGAAATGGAATTCCAACTGTCAAAGGATGTATTCCAATCCTGGGCCACCTGTTACCCCTAATGACGGGAAGAACGAATTTTGCCGAATTTATTCAAAAAGCATACAAAGAGTACAAGGGTTATAGCATGGTCGGTATATACAAAGGAATAACGCCATTGTTACTTGTTCGGGACCCTAATCTAGTGAAAACTGTGCTGCAAAGTAATTTCACGAGCTTCCACGAAAATGGGTGGAAAGTCGAACCGGATGTAGATCCTCTTTTAGCCAAAAATCCGTTTTTCTGTTATGGAGACGTATGGTCGAACGGAAGGAAACGACTAACCTACGCGTTTTCCAACGTCAGATTGAAGATCCTTTTCACAGCTGTCACCGGAGTGTgcgagaaatttgaaaatttcctaAACAAACAGCTAGAGAAGAACAACAAGTACGAAGTCGAACTGAAATCGTTATTCTCAAAATTCACTGGTGAAGTTGTGGCGAACGCTGGTTTTGGTATCGAAGGTCACTGCTTCGGAGATGCACAAGATGCAAATGCCTTCGATCAACTTTTTGTAGATCTGTTCCCGCAATCATTATTATCTACAATCGGATCCTACCTTCCATCTATCAAACGCTTCTTGAAAATCAAACTCCTATCTCCACGACTGGACCAATTCTTTAGGAACGTCGTCACAGAAAATCTGGAAATcagaagaaaggaaacagTACCTAGGAATGATTTCCTGCAATTAATGATCGACATGGAAAAAACAGGAGAGCTTATCGATGAAGAGGTTCTAGCGGCTCATGCAGTTTCTTTCTTCGGTGACGGAGTCCAAACATCCAGTGCAACCTTACGTTTCATTGGATACGACTTGGCTGTTCATCCAGACATTCAAGAAAAGTTGAGAAACGAAGTAATATCTACGATCGCGAAACACGGAGGTTTGACGTACGAAGCATTGAAAGACATGACGTATATGAATCAAGTGATTAGCGAATCTCAAAGATGTCACGCAGCTATATGCTTCATGCATAAAGTGTGCACAGAGGAGTTCGAGTTGCAAGGGTCAGATGGATTGACCTATCGCGCACAACCTGGCACCGAGATATTCATATCCGTTCATGGATTGCACTCTGATCCTACATATTGGGTTAATCCAGAAGTTTTCGATCCGGAACGATTCAACGATGAGAGAAAGCAGACAATAGAAAAAATGACATTCCTTCCTTTCGGCGAGGGGCCAAGAATTTGCGTTGGAATAAGAATGGCTATGCTACAAATGAAGGCTTGTTTAGCTAATTTGttaagaaattacaaattggaATTATCACCAAAAACCCATATCCCGTTGAAAATATCGGCAAACCATATTTTAACCGAAGTAGATGACGGAATTTGGGTATATGTCTCTAAACTTTGAAGTTATTTTATCGCTTCACTGTTACGACTTATAATGGCAGACGCCTATCTCTGCTATCTTTGTTTActtgataataaattacaattttacattttgccTCATTTAATTCCTAGTTGTCCTCCTCCGAGTCAACACTTGTAATCGTCACTTGTCCTTGCCAATAAATGCCTGTTGTCTCGAAGTAGATCTCGTCTTCGCTAGTTTATTCATTATCCTTTGTTCTTAGCCCAGTAATCATTTCCCACACTAGTGGGTGGTTCTTCGAGATAGATAGCTTACTTAGTCAGCATACGATgtcaaaaatataacaaaccCCGAACGATCGCAATGTTCGATCAACCGCAGGGATTAGCAACATACTTTATCGCGAAACtagtaagtatatatatacagattCTTTGTATATTAGTTCAGTGATTTCGAGGGGAATATAATTTAGGATAATTAGATTTTTCTTCTAGTGTGTGATTTGGTGTGCTTATAGCTAACCTGCGAAGGTtaagtttatttttcttccaattggaatcatatatttaatttccataaaaaagtattatactatttatctatagattacttaaaattcatttatttaggaaatattttaatattaaatattagtaagTAAGTTTAGTTCACTCTatgcaattattaattacttacATTAGCACGCGATATTGGCAGAAGATAATACAAACGTTTAGGGTACGAGCATCATTTTGATATAACGTTTACAGCTCCGTTCCTGTTAATGACGCCCATATGGCATTGAAATGATAGAATTATAAgtatcatattatatacatacatgtaccatcatgtatatatatatatatttatatgtatatatatatatatatattatatatatatatatttaccttTCTGTGCTTTCCTGCACGTTATCattaaataacacaaacaTAGAGATACAGGTAAAGgcttgatatataatattcttttacatttataaaacaaaaataaccATATACTTTGATCGTAAACACTTGCACGATGGTAAGTAGAGTGGGAGGAAAGATTGCTATGACGAGAGCTTGAGCTGGATTCCACTGCGATACGCCGATCATTCCACATTGTGCTTTCGAGACTGTTCGAGTAGTTGTAATTCGGAATAGTGCTCTGACAACATTGCGGTAGAATATGGTGTCTGCATTTTTCACGCTCCTTACAGGGCTCCTCCTACTAGTGtgtttgtatttgtatttgagGTACAACCATtggaaaagaaatggaattccTACCGCTAAAGGCTATGTTCCAATCCTCGGCCACTTGCTACCCGTACTGATGAAAAGAATACACTTTGCCCAATTTATCCAAAAAATATACGACGAGCACAAAGATTACAGCATGGTCGGAACATACAACGGAACAATGCCATCGCTAATTCTTCGAGACCCTAATTTAGTAAAAACCGTGCTGCAAAGTAATTTCTCGAGCTTCCACGAAAGCAGCTTCGTTTCGGCGTCAGTGTAAAATTGAGATGATACAATTATCAGTACTGTATCACCTACACACATACACgtatacatgcatatatatatatatgcatacatatatgtatatatatatgtatacatatatatatatatacatatatatatatatatatatatatgtatacatatatatatatatatatacatatatatatatatatatgtatacatatatatatatgtataaatgtatgtatatataaaatgtatgtatatacgtatgtatgtttgtatatataaaatgtatgtatatataaaaatgtagtaAGAGGACATATTACATACCTTTATCTATTTCATAACTGTTGCGTTTTATGGTGATAACACTCGGAGGAAAGCAATAcagtaaatatacatattatatatatatatatatataatatataataatatgtatatttatgtaatatgtatgttTACTGTATTGCTTTCCTCCGAGTGTTATCACCATAAAACGCAACAGTTATGAAATAGATAAAGGTATGTAATATGTCCTCTTACTACATTTTTCAGATAAACAACTGTGGccgaaaaatttgatttcataatataatacgtactgaGGCAACTAGAGTGGGAGAATCATTTTGGGCATTAAAGCTTAAATTGAAATACGACGATCATTCTGCATTGTGCTTTTGAAACTATTGGAGTAGTTTTATTCGGAATagtaatttaacaatattatttctgtGAGTAACATATGGCTTCTGCATTTGTCGCGCTCCTTATAGGAGCGTTCTtactattttgtttttatttgtatttggtATACAATCATTGGAAGAGAAATGGAATTCCAACTGCCAAAGGATGTATTCCAATCGTGGGTCATTTGTTACCCGTAGTAATAAGAAGAATGAATCTTGCCGGACTTATTCGTCAGATATACGAAGATCACAAAGATTACAGTATGGTTGGAGTGTACAAAGGAATAGTGCCAGCACTAGTTGTCCGAGACCCTGAGTTAGTGAAAACCGTGctgcaaaataatttctccAGCTTTCACGAAAATGGATTTCATGTCGATCAACATGCGGATCCTCTTTTATATACAAATCCGTTCTTCTGTTCCGGAGATATATGGTCAACTGGAAGAAAACGTATAACCTATGCATTTTCCAACGTGAGATTGAAGATCCTGTTTACAGCTATTAGCGGGGTGTGtaagaaattcgaaaatttcttgAACAGACGACTAGAAAGGAACAGCAAGTATgaaatcgaattaaaatcattatttttaaaattcactgGTGAAATTGTGGCGAACGCTGGCCTAGGTATCGAGGGTTACTGTTTCGAAGATGAATCACGTCCTAATGCATTCGATAAACTTTCTGGAGAAGCATTCGCCGAATCGTTATTATCTATAATCAGATTCCACTTTCCTAGTGTCAATCGTTTTTTGAAGATCAAATTCCTGCCTAAACACGTGgataaatttttcagaaagGTCGTCGCAGAAAATTTGGAAGTTAGAAGAAGTGAATCGATACCTAGGAAAGATTTCCTTCAATTAATGATCGACATGGAGAAAGCAGGAGAGCACATCGCCGAAGAGATTGTAGTAGCCCATGCAGTTTCCTTCTACCTTGATGGTATCGAAACATCCAGTGTCACCATGAATTTCGTTGGATATGACTTGGCTGCTCGTCCAGAGATTCAAGAAAAAGTGAGGAACGAAGTGATATCTACGATCGAGAAACACGGCGGTTTGACGTACGAGGCGTTGAAGGAGATGACGTACATGAGTCAAGTAATTAGCGAATCTCAAAGATGTCACGCAGCTCTAGGTTTCATGCATAAAGTGTGCACGGAAGAGTTCGAGCTCCAAGGATCCGATGGATTGACCTATCGCGCGA of Bombus pascuorum chromosome 6, iyBomPasc1.1, whole genome shotgun sequence contains these proteins:
- the LOC132908376 gene encoding cytochrome P450 9e2-like, with protein sequence MNYPFFTLLVGAFLLLCFYLYLKHNHWKRNGIPTVKGCIPILGHLLPLMTGRTNFAEFIQKAYKEYKGYSMVGIYKGITPLLLVRDPNLVKTVLQSNFTSFHENGWKVEPDVDPLLAKNPFFCYGDVWSNGRKRLTYAFSNVRLKILFTAVTGVCEKFENFLNKQLEKNNKYEVELKSLFSKFTGEVVANAGFGIEGHCFGDAQDANAFDQLFVDLFPQSLLSTIGSYLPSIKRFLKIKLLSPRLDQFFRNVVTENLEIRRKETVPRNDFLQLMIDMEKTGELIDEEVLAAHAVSFFGDGVQTSSATLRFIGYDLAVHPDIQEKLRNEVISTIAKHGGLTYEALKDMTYMNQVISESQRCHAAICFMHKVCTEEFELQGSDGLTYRAQPGTEIFISVHGLHSDPTYWVNPEVFDPERFNDERKQTIEKMTFLPFGEGPRICVGIRMAMLQMKACLANLLRNYKLELSPKTHIPLKISANHILTEVDDGIWVYVSKL
- the LOC132908441 gene encoding probable cytochrome P450 28d1, whose protein sequence is MASAFVALLIGAFLLFCFYLYLVYNHWKRNGIPTAKGCIPIVGHLLPVVIRRMNLAGLIRQIYEDHKDYSMVGVYKGIVPALVVRDPELVKTVLQNNFSSFHENGFHVDQHADPLLYTNPFFCSGDIWSTGRKRITYAFSNVRLKILFTAISGVCKKFENFLNRRLERNSKYEIELKSLFLKFTGEIVANAGLGIEGYCFEDESRPNAFDKLSGEAFAESLLSIIRFHFPSVNRFLKIKFLPKHVDKFFRKVVAENLEVRRSESIPRKDFLQLMIDMEKAGEHIAEEIVVAHAVSFYLDGIETSSVTMNFVGYDLAARPEIQEKVRNEVISTIEKHGGLTYEALKEMTYMSQVISESQRCHAALGFMHKVCTEEFELQGSDGLTYRAKPGTDIFLSVHGLHNDPSYWVDPEVFDPERFNDERKQTIEKMVYLPFGEGPRICVGMRMGMLQVKACFATLLRNYKLELSPKMQLPLKMSPHYFLTHPQGGAWVYISKL